The Malus domestica chromosome 13, GDT2T_hap1 genome includes a window with the following:
- the LOC103416600 gene encoding lariat debranching enzyme-like, whose amino-acid sequence MARRRSAIVEVYQIGEEEGTEGSNRVALANPAIDTMLICIQIYQRKNYEEFRERKYYGGWAAPNIYFLGFAGVVKFGNLRIGGLSGIYKQPDFLKGHFDRPPYNGHTIRSVYHVREYDFHKLMQVEEPVDIFLSHDCPVGITDCGDWKELVREKPDFKQEVQERNLGSKPAAQLLEKLKPPYWFSADLHCKFAARVQHGEDGSVTNFLALDKCLPGRKFLQLVC is encoded by the exons ATGGCGAGAAGAAGATCGGCAATCGTAGAGGTATATCAAATTGGAGAAGAGGAAGGAACAGAAGGATCGAACAGAGTAGCGTTAGCTAATCcggcgattgataccatgttaataTGTATACAGATATATCAGAGAAAGAATTATgaagaatttagagagagaaa GTACTATGGAGGATGGGCAGCACCTAATATATACTTCTTGGGGTTTGCTGGTGTAGTCAAGTTCGGAAACCTTCGAATTGGTGGACTCTCTGGAATTTATAAACAGCCCGATTTTCTTAAAG GACACTTTGACAGGCCTCCTTATAATGGTCATACTATTAGGTCAGTATATCATGTTCGTGAGTATGATTTCCACAAACTCATGCAAGTTGAGGAACCAGTCGATATTTTTCTTTCACATGATTGCCCTGTTGGCATCACTGATTGTGGGGACTGGAAGGAACTTGTTCGGGAAAAACCAGATTTTAAGCAGGAG GTTCAAGAAAGAAATCTTGGAAGTAAACCAGCTGCTCAATTGCTAGAAAAACTGAAACCACCTTATTGGTTTTCAGCTGATTTACACTGCAAATTTGCTGCTCGTGTTCAACATGGGGAAGATGGTTCAGTGACAAACTTTCTTGCCCTTGATAAGTGCCTACCAGGACGCAAATTTCTTCAGTTAGTTTGTTGA